A single Thermoanaerobacterium sp. RBIITD DNA region contains:
- a CDS encoding chromate transporter — MYLKLLFSFFKIGLFSFGGGYAMLPLIQQEVVNANNWLTTKEFINVVAISQVTPGPVAINTATYVGYKVAGIIGSTFATVGVVLPSVIIILTMSKFFFKFRNNKYVDAAFTGLRPAVVGLIAAAAILVAYGSFIDYKSVIIFLAAFIATSKYKVDPILMIILAGVIGFLVY; from the coding sequence ATATATTTAAAGCTATTATTTTCTTTTTTTAAGATTGGATTATTTAGCTTTGGCGGCGGATATGCCATGCTTCCTTTAATACAGCAGGAAGTCGTAAATGCAAATAATTGGCTTACAACTAAAGAATTTATAAATGTCGTCGCGATATCACAGGTTACACCTGGACCTGTAGCAATTAATACTGCTACATATGTGGGATATAAAGTTGCAGGCATTATAGGCTCAACATTTGCGACAGTAGGTGTTGTACTGCCGTCGGTAATAATTATTCTTACAATGTCTAAGTTTTTCTTTAAATTCAGAAATAATAAATATGTTGATGCTGCTTTTACCGGTTTAAGGCCTGCTGTTGTTGGACTTATAGCAGCTGCAGCAATATTAGTAGCATATGGTTCCTTTATAGACTATAAAAGCGTGATAATATTTTTAGCAGCATTTATTGCAACATCTAAATACAAAGTTGACCCAATATTGATGATAATATTAGCAGGTGTAATAGGGTTTTTGGTATATTAA
- a CDS encoding chromate transporter, giving the protein MRLYIEMFISFFKIGAFTLGGGYAMLPLIQKEVVERKKWIDREEFIDMIAVAQSAPGPIAINTAVFVGYKIAGVTGAIFTTIGSALPSFLIILIIASFFVGVQGNPIVERIFKGIRPAVVALIAAPVLNLAKDAKVNKKTVIIPIVVAIAVGFLKFSPIYVIIIAAICGLGFYIWNERHSERADRN; this is encoded by the coding sequence TTGAGATTGTATATCGAGATGTTTATATCCTTTTTTAAGATTGGAGCATTTACACTTGGAGGTGGCTATGCAATGCTGCCGCTTATACAAAAAGAAGTTGTAGAGCGAAAGAAGTGGATAGACCGGGAGGAATTTATAGATATGATAGCTGTAGCGCAGTCAGCACCGGGCCCTATCGCTATTAATACTGCCGTTTTTGTAGGATATAAAATTGCTGGTGTGACTGGTGCAATATTTACAACTATTGGCTCTGCGCTGCCTTCATTCTTGATTATCCTTATTATAGCGTCATTTTTTGTTGGAGTACAGGGAAATCCCATTGTCGAGAGAATATTTAAAGGAATCAGACCTGCTGTTGTGGCATTAATTGCTGCACCTGTTTTAAATCTTGCGAAGGATGCAAAAGTAAATAAAAAAACGGTTATTATTCCTATAGTTGTGGCGATAGCCGTAGGCTTTTTGAAATTTAGCCCGATTTATGTAATTATAATTGCTGCGATTTGCGGTTTAGGCTTTTATATTTGGAATGAAAGACATAGTGAAAGGGCTGATAGAAATTGA
- the prmC gene encoding peptide chain release factor N(5)-glutamine methyltransferase produces the protein MKISDAVRYGMEYLNGNIKEPRLEAELLLSYVLNVDRTYIIVNRDKELSPDDIKRFFDLLEMRKENIPYQYIVGKKYFMGLIFNVSPSVLIPRNDTEILVEEVLKRLKNGDAVLDIGTGSGAIAVSIAKYKDVQVFAVDISIDALKIARENAIMNNVEDKVTFIRSDLYSSLPNNVKFDVIVSNPPYIRSNEIKDLQEEVKKEPIIALDGGEDGLDFYRRIIKDSHNYMKKDAMMAFEVGYDQAQDVENLLKNYGYSHIEIIKDLQGIDRVLIGK, from the coding sequence TTGAAGATATCTGATGCTGTAAGATATGGCATGGAGTATTTAAATGGCAATATTAAGGAGCCCCGCTTAGAGGCGGAACTTCTGCTATCATATGTCCTAAATGTCGATAGGACATACATTATTGTAAATAGGGATAAAGAATTGAGCCCCGATGATATAAAACGATTTTTTGACCTTTTGGAAATGAGAAAAGAGAATATACCATACCAATATATTGTTGGAAAGAAGTATTTTATGGGACTTATATTTAATGTAAGCCCTTCTGTTTTAATACCGAGGAATGACACAGAGATTCTAGTTGAGGAAGTCTTAAAAAGGCTTAAAAATGGCGATGCAGTTCTTGACATCGGCACAGGAAGTGGTGCAATAGCAGTAAGCATAGCCAAATATAAGGATGTACAAGTCTTTGCAGTTGATATAAGCATCGATGCACTTAAAATAGCTCGCGAAAATGCAATTATGAATAATGTAGAGGACAAGGTCACATTCATAAGAAGTGATTTATATTCTTCACTTCCAAATAATGTAAAATTTGATGTTATCGTATCAAATCCACCCTATATAAGAAGCAATGAGATAAAGGATTTACAGGAAGAAGTCAAGAAGGAGCCGATAATTGCCTTAGACGGTGGGGAAGATGGCCTTGACTTTTATAGGAGAATAATAAAAGATTCGCATAATTATATGAAAAAAGATGCAATGATGGCATTTGAAGTAGGTTATGACCAGGCACAAGATGTGGAAAATCTCCTCAAAAATTATGGTTATTCGCATATTGAGATCATAAAGGATTTGCAGGGCATCGATAGAGTTTTGATAGGGAAATAA
- the rho gene encoding transcription termination factor Rho has protein sequence MDFSELEGKSLMELRDIAKSYGIKSITKYRKQQLKELIVEKSKQINIDEKNNELIDVKDENAEVEKAEDEAIKPEEIKDDDNNANAMVEDEEKEDIIEEKKEEKAEEKNEPKKDDIVEAKKEEKVDENKDDKEEEKRSIREINIPVEELEKSDADYEELRRRLKSRLANKENTAVSIKEAKEDIDEALKVKHENEAVKDEENVEESEAVIEENNDENEVKEREKETKKPQSIFIKEGLPLISDVSEPLKELIETQGDVVAEGVLDIMPDGYGFLRVENFIQGNKDIYISQSQIRRFGLKVGDKVKGITRIPREGEKYSAILYVESINGENPDLAKKRIPFDELTPIFPDERLKLETIPTELAMRLVDIIAPIGKGQRGMIVAAPKAGKTTLLKKIANSISINHPEVHLIVLLIDERPEEVTDMKRSIKGEVVYSTFDELPEHHTKVAEMVLEYAKRLVEYGKDVVILMDSITRLARAYNLVTPPSGRTLSGGLDPSALHPPKRFFGAARNIEEGGSLTILATALIETGSRMDDVIFEEFKGTGNMELHLDRKLQERRIFPAIDVYKSGTRKEELLLSQKELEAMWMIRKAMSSVQPGEVTEMLIERLMRTRTNAEFIEAIRSQLYKS, from the coding sequence TTGGATTTTAGTGAATTAGAAGGTAAATCCCTGATGGAACTAAGGGATATAGCTAAAAGCTATGGGATTAAAAGTATCACAAAGTACAGAAAGCAGCAGTTAAAGGAGCTCATTGTTGAGAAGTCAAAGCAGATCAATATTGACGAAAAAAATAATGAACTGATAGATGTAAAAGACGAAAATGCTGAAGTAGAGAAAGCAGAGGATGAAGCTATAAAGCCGGAAGAGATAAAAGATGACGACAACAATGCTAACGCAATGGTAGAGGATGAAGAGAAAGAAGACATAATTGAAGAGAAAAAAGAAGAAAAAGCCGAAGAAAAAAATGAACCGAAGAAAGATGATATAGTAGAAGCAAAAAAAGAAGAAAAAGTGGATGAAAATAAAGACGATAAAGAAGAAGAAAAACGCAGCATTAGAGAAATAAATATACCTGTTGAAGAACTTGAAAAATCTGATGCTGATTATGAAGAGCTTAGAAGAAGATTGAAGTCCCGCCTTGCAAACAAAGAAAATACCGCTGTAAGCATAAAAGAAGCAAAAGAAGACATTGATGAGGCATTAAAGGTAAAACACGAGAATGAAGCAGTAAAAGATGAAGAAAATGTCGAAGAAAGTGAAGCAGTAATTGAAGAAAATAACGATGAAAATGAAGTAAAAGAGCGGGAAAAAGAGACAAAAAAACCTCAGAGCATCTTTATTAAAGAAGGACTGCCACTTATAAGCGATGTTTCTGAGCCATTAAAAGAGCTTATTGAAACACAAGGTGATGTAGTTGCAGAAGGTGTCCTTGATATAATGCCGGACGGTTATGGATTTTTAAGGGTTGAAAATTTTATTCAAGGCAACAAAGATATATATATTTCGCAATCACAGATAAGGCGTTTTGGCCTAAAAGTTGGTGATAAAGTCAAAGGCATTACAAGGATTCCAAGGGAAGGGGAAAAATATTCTGCAATTCTTTATGTAGAATCAATAAACGGTGAAAACCCAGATCTTGCAAAGAAGAGAATTCCTTTTGATGAACTTACTCCTATTTTCCCAGATGAAAGATTAAAGCTTGAAACGATTCCAACCGAACTTGCCATGAGGCTTGTAGATATTATTGCACCAATAGGAAAAGGGCAAAGAGGTATGATAGTTGCTGCTCCAAAAGCAGGTAAAACAACATTACTTAAAAAAATCGCAAACAGCATTTCTATAAATCATCCTGAAGTACATTTAATCGTGCTTTTAATTGATGAAAGACCTGAAGAAGTAACAGATATGAAGAGGTCAATAAAAGGTGAAGTTGTCTACTCTACATTTGATGAACTTCCAGAACACCATACAAAAGTAGCTGAAATGGTATTGGAGTATGCAAAAAGGCTTGTCGAATATGGCAAGGATGTTGTAATCCTTATGGACAGTATAACGAGGCTTGCAAGGGCATATAACCTTGTTACGCCGCCATCCGGAAGGACTCTATCTGGTGGACTCGATCCGTCTGCACTACATCCACCAAAGAGATTTTTTGGCGCTGCAAGAAATATAGAAGAAGGCGGCAGCTTAACGATTCTTGCAACAGCATTGATTGAGACGGGAAGCCGTATGGATGACGTCATATTTGAAGAGTTCAAAGGTACAGGCAATATGGAGCTTCACCTTGACAGGAAACTTCAGGAAAGGCGCATATTCCCGGCCATTGATGTATACAAATCAGGGACAAGAAAAGAAGAGCTTTTATTATCACAAAAAGAGCTTGAGGCTATGTGGATGATTCGAAAAGCCATGAGCAGCGTTCAACCTGGTGAAGTAACCGAGATGCTCATAGAGAGGCTTATGAGGACAAGGACAAATGCTGAATTTATAGAGGCCATTAGATCGCAGCTTTATAAATCTTGA
- a CDS encoding response regulator: protein MGRILVVDDNKGICALLKELFSMEGHDVETCSDIEMLYDRLASFSPDLGIFDIHVGRCDILKFTEKLKHKYSHMVTIFMSADEPDESFNGQHFIKKPFDIFKLKDYINKILNDKMMV, encoded by the coding sequence ATGGGGAGGATATTGGTAGTTGATGACAATAAAGGAATATGTGCATTATTAAAAGAACTTTTTTCAATGGAAGGGCATGATGTTGAAACATGTTCAGACATAGAAATGCTTTATGACAGACTTGCTTCATTTTCGCCGGACTTGGGGATATTTGATATCCATGTCGGAAGATGCGATATTTTAAAATTTACTGAGAAACTGAAACATAAATATTCCCATATGGTAACTATTTTCATGTCAGCGGATGAGCCTGATGAATCTTTCAATGGGCAACATTTCATCAAAAAGCCTTTTGATATTTTCAAGCTTAAGGATTACATAAATAAAATTTTAAACGACAAAATGATGGTGTAA
- the fsa gene encoding fructose-6-phosphate aldolase: MKLFIDTANVDEIREANELGVICGVTTNPSLIAKEGRDFIEVVKEITTIVDGPISAEVVSEDHDGMVKEAVELAKIHKNIVIKIPMTAEGLKAVKILSSKGIKTNVTLIFSATQALLAARAGATYVSPFVGRLDDISSDGLELVADIVQIFDNYGIDTEVIAASIRHPMHVLEAAKVGAHIATVPYKVIMQMIKHPLTDIGIERFLKDWETVPKK; this comes from the coding sequence ATGAAGTTATTTATTGACACTGCGAATGTTGACGAAATTAGAGAAGCCAACGAACTTGGCGTAATATGTGGTGTTACAACAAATCCTTCACTTATAGCGAAAGAAGGTAGAGACTTCATAGAAGTTGTAAAAGAGATTACAACAATTGTCGATGGCCCCATTAGTGCAGAAGTTGTATCAGAAGACCATGATGGAATGGTAAAAGAAGCGGTTGAACTTGCAAAGATACATAAAAACATCGTAATAAAGATACCTATGACAGCGGAAGGATTAAAAGCTGTAAAGATTCTTTCAAGTAAAGGTATAAAGACAAATGTGACACTTATATTCTCAGCTACTCAGGCGCTTTTAGCAGCTCGTGCAGGTGCGACATATGTAAGCCCATTTGTTGGAAGGCTTGATGATATATCATCAGACGGTCTTGAGCTTGTGGCAGACATTGTTCAGATCTTTGACAATTACGGTATTGATACAGAAGTAATTGCTGCAAGTATAAGACATCCTATGCATGTGCTTGAAGCTGCAAAGGTCGGTGCACATATAGCAACAGTGCCATACAAAGTCATAATGCAGATGATAAAACATCCACTAACAGATATAGGTATTGAGCGGTTCCTAAAGGATTGGGAGACAGTACCGAAAAAGTAA
- a CDS encoding FAD-dependent oxidoreductase produces the protein MPKKYLIIVISLFIISIAIITAIGGYFYTHRNKKLPTLTEEKQKLPAPPKLNLPDDKGKYDVIVVGAEPEGVAAARFAAKNDAKVLIIDKHDGPGGLMTYGMLNTIDMSRDPKGTLLTQGTFEEFFKGIGSKTSFDVKRAKEVFRNLLDMPNITTLFNTIFEKPIMEGNKIIGITVRKDGKDINFYGKRIIDATQDADVAAASGVPYTIGAEDIGIKNRVQASTLIFKLKGIDWNHLVKIIKDEKKIPATFIDDTSANGFATITKNYKPSTPMLRLRGLNLGKQDDGTVLINALLIYGVDGLNQESINNGIELAKSELPRVVDFLKAKVPGFEKASFAGTADEPYIRETRHIKGYYTLDINDVVFNRDFDDRIALGSYPVDVQATSPNDTGFVYGKPIEYAISFRCIVPKNVDNLLVVGRSASYSHLAAGSARTIPIGMAEGDAAGVAAAYSIAKNKSYTEIMNNMDDIKKIQSILISQGAYLTPFKVENKVEKNWAFDGLKFVLHWGLIVPGYNNDYRLNENASSISFYYMTSNMIRNAIPDKAQIVDENYTNLQRFIVNKPINKEEASEILLTYGGFKNDISANEGKLFELAHKKGLISDMAYNKMKNKENVEWADAYDMTLTLYNFLKK, from the coding sequence TTGCCAAAGAAGTATTTGATAATCGTGATATCATTGTTTATTATTTCTATAGCGATCATTACAGCAATTGGCGGCTATTTTTATACGCATAGAAATAAAAAACTGCCTACTTTAACGGAAGAAAAGCAAAAACTTCCAGCACCCCCAAAGCTCAATCTTCCAGATGACAAAGGTAAGTACGATGTAATAGTTGTAGGTGCTGAACCGGAGGGTGTTGCTGCGGCAAGGTTTGCTGCAAAAAACGATGCAAAAGTACTGATCATTGATAAACACGACGGACCTGGCGGGCTTATGACATACGGGATGCTAAATACTATTGATATGAGTAGAGACCCAAAAGGTACGCTTTTAACACAAGGGACATTTGAAGAATTCTTTAAAGGAATAGGTTCAAAGACTTCTTTTGATGTGAAGCGGGCAAAAGAGGTTTTTAGAAATCTTTTAGACATGCCTAATATTACGACATTATTTAATACAATCTTTGAAAAGCCCATAATGGAAGGAAACAAGATTATAGGCATAACAGTTAGAAAAGACGGGAAGGATATAAATTTCTATGGAAAGAGGATAATCGATGCAACTCAGGATGCCGATGTTGCAGCTGCATCAGGTGTTCCATATACAATAGGTGCGGAGGATATAGGGATAAAAAATAGAGTACAAGCATCAACACTTATCTTTAAATTGAAGGGAATTGATTGGAATCATTTAGTAAAAATTATAAAAGATGAAAAGAAGATACCTGCGACATTTATAGATGACACTTCTGCAAACGGCTTTGCTACTATTACTAAAAATTACAAGCCGTCAACACCTATGTTAAGGTTAAGAGGTCTTAACCTCGGAAAACAGGATGATGGAACTGTTTTAATTAACGCTCTTTTAATCTATGGTGTTGATGGTCTTAACCAAGAATCCATTAATAATGGAATAGAACTTGCAAAATCAGAGCTACCAAGAGTTGTAGACTTCCTTAAGGCAAAAGTTCCGGGATTTGAAAAAGCTTCGTTTGCCGGTACTGCAGATGAGCCTTATATAAGGGAGACGAGGCACATAAAAGGGTATTACACATTAGATATAAATGATGTGGTTTTTAATAGGGATTTTGATGACAGGATTGCATTAGGCTCATATCCTGTTGATGTACAGGCAACATCTCCAAATGATACAGGATTTGTTTATGGAAAGCCAATAGAATATGCTATATCATTTAGGTGCATCGTGCCGAAAAATGTTGATAACCTACTTGTAGTTGGAAGATCCGCATCATACAGCCATCTTGCTGCAGGTTCTGCAAGGACGATACCAATTGGTATGGCGGAGGGCGATGCGGCAGGTGTCGCTGCAGCATACTCAATCGCAAAAAACAAATCATATACCGAGATAATGAATAATATGGATGATATAAAGAAAATTCAATCGATACTTATAAGCCAAGGTGCATATCTTACACCATTTAAAGTGGAAAATAAGGTTGAGAAAAACTGGGCTTTCGATGGGCTTAAATTTGTGCTCCATTGGGGTCTTATTGTTCCTGGATATAATAATGATTATAGGCTTAATGAGAATGCATCAAGTATATCATTTTATTATATGACATCGAATATGATAAGAAATGCTATACCAGATAAGGCTCAAATTGTTGATGAAAACTATACAAATCTTCAGAGATTTATAGTTAATAAGCCTATAAATAAAGAAGAGGCATCTGAAATACTTTTGACATATGGAGGATTTAAAAATGATATATCAGCAAATGAGGGGAAATTGTTTGAACTTGCGCATAAAAAAGGACTAATATCTGACATGGCTTATAATAAAATGAAAAATAAAGAAAATGTCGAATGGGCTGATGCATATGATATGACATTGACGCTATATAATTTTCTAAAAAAATAA
- a CDS encoding thymidine kinase: MYGPTDHGYIEVITGPMFSGKSEELIRRIKRAKIAKQKVQVFKPAIDDRYSIDKVVSHNGDNMHAIAIVKASDILRHIEKDTDVFAIDEVQFLDYEIVDIVREIADSGKRVICAGLDLDFRGEPFGPTPDLMAIAEFVDKLTAICMKCGNPATRTQRLINGKPANYDDPIIMVGAKESYEARCRKCHEVPRT; encoded by the coding sequence ATATACGGGCCTACAGACCATGGGTATATAGAAGTTATAACAGGACCCATGTTCAGCGGTAAAAGTGAGGAGCTCATAAGAAGAATAAAAAGAGCAAAGATTGCAAAGCAGAAAGTACAGGTTTTTAAGCCTGCAATAGATGACAGGTATTCGATCGATAAAGTCGTATCACACAATGGCGATAATATGCATGCAATCGCGATTGTTAAGGCATCAGATATATTGAGGCATATTGAAAAAGATACAGACGTTTTTGCAATTGATGAGGTTCAGTTTTTAGACTATGAAATAGTAGATATAGTGAGGGAGATAGCGGATAGCGGCAAGAGAGTAATCTGTGCCGGACTTGATTTGGATTTTCGCGGTGAGCCATTTGGACCGACGCCTGATCTCATGGCGATCGCTGAGTTCGTAGATAAGCTTACTGCTATATGCATGAAATGCGGTAACCCTGCAACACGTACACAGAGGCTAATAAACGGAAAGCCAGCAAATTACGATGATCCAATAATCATGGTTGGTGCAAAGGAGTCCTATGAAGCAAGGTGCAGGAAGTGCCATGAAGTTCCACGTACATAG
- a CDS encoding class II fructose-1,6-bisphosphate aldolase has protein sequence MLVTGIELLKKAHEEGYAVGAFNTSNLEITQAIVEAAEEMKSPAIIQVSEGGLKYAGIETISAIVRTLANRASVPIALHLDHGTDFNNVMKCLRNGWTSVMMDASKLPLEKNIEVTKNVVKIAHGMGVSVEAEIGKIGGTEDNVTVDEREAAMTDPDEAYKFATETGVDYLAISIGTAHGPYKGEPKLDFERLKKIKGMLNMPIVLHGASGVPEDAIRTAVSLGVNKINIDTDIRQGFAARLRELLQNDHEVYDPRKILGPCKDAMKEVVKNKMRLFGSAGKA, from the coding sequence ATGTTAGTAACAGGTATAGAATTATTGAAAAAAGCACACGAGGAAGGATATGCAGTTGGTGCTTTTAATACAAGCAATCTTGAGATAACACAGGCCATCGTTGAGGCTGCAGAAGAAATGAAATCTCCTGCCATTATACAAGTTAGTGAAGGCGGTTTAAAATATGCCGGCATAGAGACCATTTCTGCAATCGTAAGAACTTTGGCTAATCGTGCATCAGTTCCCATCGCGTTACACTTAGACCATGGTACAGATTTTAATAACGTTATGAAGTGCTTAAGGAATGGCTGGACATCAGTTATGATGGATGCTTCCAAATTACCCCTTGAAAAGAACATAGAAGTAACAAAAAATGTAGTTAAAATTGCCCACGGCATGGGTGTCTCTGTAGAAGCTGAGATAGGCAAAATTGGCGGTACAGAAGACAATGTCACGGTTGACGAGAGAGAAGCTGCTATGACAGATCCTGATGAGGCATATAAGTTTGCTACCGAGACAGGCGTCGATTACCTTGCAATATCGATAGGCACTGCTCATGGGCCATACAAAGGTGAACCAAAACTTGACTTTGAAAGACTCAAGAAGATAAAGGGCATGCTAAATATGCCTATTGTTCTTCACGGGGCATCTGGAGTCCCAGAGGATGCAATAAGGACTGCTGTAAGCTTAGGCGTCAATAAAATCAATATCGATACAGATATAAGACAAGGCTTTGCTGCAAGATTAAGAGAGCTTTTACAAAATGACCACGAGGTATACGATCCGAGAAAGATATTAGGTCCATGTAAAGATGCAATGAAGGAAGTTGTTAAGAATAAGATGAGATTGTTTGGCTCAGCTGGTAAGGCTTAA
- a CDS encoding DUF1385 domain-containing protein, protein MKKTDIGGQAVIEGVMMRGHNSVATAIRKGDEIIVKKDMAKPLTKKYKILSIPFIRGTIALIDSLIIGIKTLTYSAEMIEGEDEEPSKFDLFLKKMFGDKLDDIVMFFSVAVSLAISIVVFFIGPTYIAGFIKKYTENTILINFAEGVIRVGIFLLYLVLISHMKDIRRVFEYHGAEHKTIHCFEHEEALTVENARKYTTLHPRCGTNFLFIVMIVSIIVFSFLKWPTLYIRIISRVLLLPVVAGISYEVIKIAGHSDSKIIGALIYPGLLMQKLTTKEPDDSQLEVAIASLKSVLEDEGGKAFEDI, encoded by the coding sequence ATGAAAAAGACAGATATTGGCGGCCAAGCAGTTATTGAAGGTGTAATGATGAGGGGACATAACAGTGTGGCTACAGCAATTAGAAAAGGCGATGAAATTATTGTAAAAAAAGATATGGCAAAGCCATTGACTAAAAAATATAAAATTCTTTCCATACCTTTTATAAGAGGGACTATTGCCCTAATTGATTCTCTTATTATAGGCATTAAAACACTTACATATTCTGCAGAGATGATAGAAGGTGAAGATGAAGAACCCTCTAAATTTGATTTATTTTTGAAAAAGATGTTTGGCGATAAGCTTGATGATATTGTTATGTTTTTTTCTGTTGCAGTATCTTTAGCGATATCAATAGTAGTATTTTTTATTGGTCCTACTTATATTGCAGGATTTATAAAGAAATACACAGAGAATACAATTTTAATAAATTTTGCAGAAGGTGTCATAAGGGTAGGCATTTTTCTTTTGTACCTTGTTTTAATATCACATATGAAGGATATCAGGAGGGTATTTGAATACCATGGGGCAGAGCATAAGACGATACATTGCTTTGAACATGAAGAAGCGCTTACAGTGGAGAATGCCCGCAAATACACGACATTGCATCCAAGGTGCGGCACTAATTTTTTATTTATAGTTATGATAGTTTCAATAATTGTATTTTCATTTCTTAAATGGCCGACACTTTATATTAGGATAATAAGTAGAGTACTTCTGCTTCCTGTTGTAGCCGGGATATCTTATGAAGTCATAAAAATCGCGGGCCACAGCGACAGCAAGATAATAGGTGCACTTATATATCCGGGATTGCTTATGCAGAAGCTTACAACAAAAGAACCTGATGACAGCCAATTGGAAGTTGCGATAGCATCACTTAAAAGTGTCCTTGAAGATGAGGGAGGAAAAGCTTTTGAAGATATCTGA
- the rpmE gene encoding 50S ribosomal protein L31, producing the protein MKEGIHPKYYHDAVVRCACGNTFITGSTKKELRVEICSKCHPLFTGQQKLIDSGGRVERFKKKYNINAK; encoded by the coding sequence ATGAAAGAGGGAATACATCCAAAATATTACCATGATGCGGTTGTAAGATGTGCCTGTGGCAATACATTTATAACAGGTTCGACAAAAAAAGAACTTAGAGTAGAAATATGCTCAAAATGTCATCCGCTTTTTACAGGTCAGCAGAAGTTGATTGATAGTGGTGGAAGAGTAGAAAGATTTAAGAAAAAATACAACATTAATGCAAAATAA